From one Acidobacteriota bacterium genomic stretch:
- the lpxI gene encoding UDP-2,3-diacylglucosamine diphosphatase LpxI (LpxI, functionally equivalent to LpxH, replaces it in LPS biosynthesis in a minority of bacteria.), with product MSSPLGLIAGLGDLPVAIAENAVATGQGVHVLRLKGFEEPRLARYPGSVVGLGEVGAVLSRLREAGCRDVVFAGNVRRPHFADLKLDLRGAALLPKVLSEARKGDDALLRVLVNEFERNGFNVIGSEQAHASLLAPAGLIAGREPSEMAWADMEIAARVASASGALDIGQACVVCDGLVLAVEAQEGTDEMLHRCAGLPDTIRGNAGARRGVLVKRPKPVQERRIDLPTTGVSTVELASAAGLAGIGIEAGGALMLNRTAMAARAEELGLFLYGFPASLGSGA from the coding sequence ATGTCGAGCCCGCTAGGCCTGATTGCCGGACTGGGTGACTTGCCGGTCGCAATTGCCGAGAATGCAGTTGCGACGGGGCAGGGGGTGCACGTGTTGCGCCTCAAGGGGTTCGAAGAACCGCGCCTGGCCCGGTATCCCGGCAGCGTCGTGGGGCTTGGTGAGGTGGGCGCCGTGCTTAGCCGTCTACGCGAAGCAGGCTGTCGCGACGTCGTCTTTGCCGGAAACGTCCGTAGACCCCACTTCGCCGATCTGAAACTTGATCTGCGCGGCGCGGCATTGCTGCCGAAAGTGCTGAGTGAGGCGCGCAAGGGCGACGATGCCTTGCTGCGCGTGCTGGTCAACGAATTCGAGCGAAACGGATTCAATGTGATCGGCAGCGAACAGGCGCATGCCAGTTTGCTGGCCCCTGCGGGTCTGATTGCGGGCCGCGAGCCTTCGGAAATGGCTTGGGCAGATATGGAGATCGCGGCGCGCGTTGCCTCGGCAAGCGGGGCGCTGGATATCGGGCAGGCCTGCGTTGTGTGCGATGGCCTGGTGCTCGCCGTCGAAGCGCAGGAAGGCACCGACGAAATGCTGCACCGGTGCGCGGGCCTGCCGGACACGATACGCGGAAACGCTGGCGCCCGTCGCGGCGTACTGGTCAAGCGGCCGAAGCCCGTGCAGGAGCGTCGTATCGATTTGCCGACGACCGGAGTCTCGACGGTGGAATTGGCATCCGCTGCGGGCCTGGCTGGCATTGGCATCGAGGCAGGCGGCGCGTTGATGCTCAATCGCACTGCCATGGCCGCCAGAGCCGAAGAACTCGGATTGTTCCTGTACGGATTTCCGGCAAGCCTGGGCAGCGGCGCCTGA
- a CDS encoding lipid-A-disaccharide synthase, with amino-acid sequence MSLYLVAAEASGDLLAREVAEWVRRKMPGVQIDGIGGAELAAIGIRSPIDISPLSVLGFVEGIKAYRDVVRLADAAADDICEKQPAVVVLVDSWGFTLRVAQRIRARAPSIRLIKLIGPQVWATRQGRAATLAATVDHLLCMHEIEAPFYEPFGLKTTVIGNPALTRAEKGNGEAFRQRHAIDPLQSVLLVLPGSRRSEISSVAPVLLEAARRVKQDLPDTRVIVQPAEPIQKVFAQRFPEIGTWAEVSLDPVERYDAMAAATVALACSGTVTSEVAMQGAPMIVGYKTGWITWALARGLLYKKTHITLLNILNGDREIVPEFVQTRFKAGLVADKAIEWLRNPSKLATQASHQSAALAQLTRDGKSAAEIAADAIVSELASA; translated from the coding sequence ATGTCGCTCTATCTCGTCGCTGCTGAAGCATCGGGCGACCTGCTCGCGCGTGAAGTTGCGGAATGGGTTCGCCGGAAGATGCCCGGCGTACAGATCGATGGTATCGGCGGAGCGGAACTTGCTGCGATCGGAATTCGGTCGCCAATCGACATTTCGCCGCTATCGGTCCTCGGCTTCGTCGAAGGCATCAAGGCCTACCGAGATGTGGTCCGGCTCGCGGATGCAGCCGCTGACGATATCTGCGAAAAGCAGCCGGCCGTCGTGGTTCTAGTGGATTCGTGGGGGTTCACGTTGCGCGTGGCGCAGCGGATCCGGGCGAGGGCGCCGTCCATTCGTCTCATCAAGTTGATCGGACCGCAAGTCTGGGCGACGAGACAGGGGCGCGCCGCCACACTCGCAGCGACGGTGGACCATCTTCTCTGCATGCATGAGATTGAGGCGCCGTTCTATGAGCCCTTTGGCCTGAAGACCACCGTGATCGGAAACCCGGCGCTGACGCGTGCGGAGAAGGGTAACGGCGAGGCGTTCCGCCAGCGACACGCTATCGACCCGCTGCAATCGGTGTTGCTGGTTCTGCCGGGAAGCAGAAGAAGTGAAATTTCAAGCGTTGCACCGGTCTTGCTTGAGGCCGCCCGGCGCGTGAAGCAGGACCTCCCAGACACGCGCGTCATCGTGCAGCCCGCCGAACCAATCCAGAAAGTTTTTGCCCAGCGTTTCCCGGAAATCGGCACTTGGGCGGAAGTCAGCCTCGACCCCGTCGAACGGTACGACGCCATGGCCGCTGCCACCGTCGCACTGGCGTGCTCCGGCACGGTGACCAGCGAAGTGGCCATGCAAGGCGCACCCATGATCGTGGGTTACAAGACAGGCTGGATCACATGGGCGCTTGCCCGGGGATTGCTTTACAAGAAGACCCACATCACCCTGCTCAACATTCTCAACGGCGACCGGGAAATCGTGCCGGAATTTGTGCAGACGCGGTTCAAGGCGGGTCTGGTAGCGGACAAGGCGATCGAATGGTTGCGCAATCCGTCGAAGCTGGCCACCCAAGCGTCACACCAGTCGGCGGCGCTGGCACAGCTCACGCGCGATGGAAAGTCTGCCGCTGAAATAGCGGCAGACGCCATCGTGTCGGAACTGGCGTCGGCCTAG
- the gltA gene encoding citrate (Si)-synthase — MENKVKNAGMAKLEVNGKKVELPVYSGTVGPNVIDVRKLYAETDHFTLDPGFTSTGSCESQITFIDGDEGVLLHRGYPIEQLAEKSNYLELCYLLLNGELPDKTQYETFSKEVRQHTLLHTQQDKFFEGLRRDSHPMAMLTGAVGGMAAFYPGAMGNEDPEERRISSIRLIAKMPTIAARCMKYNLGQRFVDPQNKFAYSENFLNMCFSVTAEEYEINPILARAMDRFFMLHADHEQNASTSTVRLVASSGAHPFAAIAAGVASLWGPSHGGANEAALRQLREIGTLDNVPAFVKMAKDKSSGIRLMGFGHRVYKNYDPRAKVMQKTCHEVLDALDLRDHPLLKVAMELERIALQDEYFVEKKLYPNVDFYSGIILEAMGFPTKMFTVLFAVARTVGWVSQLNEMLEDPTQKIGRPRQIYTGAPQRDYVAMSGR; from the coding sequence ATGGAAAACAAGGTAAAGAATGCCGGCATGGCAAAGCTGGAAGTCAACGGCAAGAAGGTTGAACTGCCGGTCTATTCCGGAACGGTCGGCCCGAACGTCATCGACGTGCGCAAGCTCTACGCTGAAACGGACCATTTTACGCTCGACCCTGGATTTACCTCGACCGGCAGCTGTGAAAGCCAGATTACGTTCATCGATGGTGACGAAGGCGTCCTGTTGCACCGCGGCTATCCGATCGAGCAGTTGGCCGAAAAATCCAACTATCTTGAACTCTGCTATCTGCTTCTCAACGGCGAACTGCCGGACAAGACGCAGTATGAAACCTTCTCGAAGGAAGTCCGGCAGCACACGCTGCTGCATACCCAGCAAGACAAGTTCTTCGAAGGGCTCCGCCGAGACAGCCACCCAATGGCGATGCTGACGGGCGCGGTGGGCGGCATGGCCGCATTCTATCCGGGTGCTATGGGCAACGAAGACCCCGAAGAGCGCCGTATCAGCTCGATCCGGCTGATTGCGAAGATGCCGACGATTGCGGCCCGCTGCATGAAATACAATCTCGGCCAGCGTTTCGTCGATCCGCAGAACAAGTTCGCCTACTCCGAGAACTTCCTGAACATGTGCTTTTCGGTGACCGCCGAGGAGTACGAAATCAACCCGATCCTCGCACGCGCGATGGACCGGTTCTTCATGCTGCATGCGGATCACGAGCAGAACGCGTCGACCTCGACCGTGCGCCTTGTCGCTTCGTCCGGCGCTCACCCGTTTGCGGCAATCGCCGCTGGCGTTGCCAGCCTTTGGGGACCGAGCCATGGCGGCGCCAACGAAGCGGCCCTGCGCCAGCTTCGCGAAATCGGCACGCTGGATAACGTGCCGGCCTTCGTGAAAATGGCAAAGGACAAGTCGAGCGGCATCCGCCTGATGGGTTTCGGTCACCGCGTCTACAAGAACTACGATCCGCGCGCCAAGGTGATGCAGAAGACCTGCCACGAAGTGCTCGATGCACTCGACCTGCGCGACCATCCGCTGCTGAAAGTTGCGATGGAACTCGAGCGCATCGCGCTGCAGGACGAATACTTCGTTGAGAAGAAGCTTTATCCGAACGTCGATTTCTATTCCGGCATCATCCTAGAAGCGATGGGCTTCCCGACCAAGATGTTCACGGTGCTGTTCGCCGTGGCGCGCACCGTCGGCTGGGTGTCGCAGCTCAACGAGATGCTCGAAGATCCGACCCAGAAGATCGGGCGTCCGCGCCAGATCTATACTGGCGCGCCGCAGCGTGACTATGTGGCGATGTCCGGCCGCTAG
- a CDS encoding glutamate--tRNA ligase translates to MRVVTRFAPSPTGMLHIGGARTALFNYLFAKRHGGKFLLRIEDTDRERSTAEATNAILDAMNWLGLTPDESPVMQSEGADRHAAVAHEMVARGTAFRCYVTAEELQARRDLGEEKRLAAREEGISDTDRQALLAEAGALLAPFRSPWRDGGDPPSPGAAFTVRLRAPDGGEKIVDDGVQGTVRVQASEIDDLVLLRADNTPTYMLAVVVDDHDMGVTHVIRGDDHLRNTFRQIPIYEAMGWEVPHFSHLPMIHGNDGAKLSKRHGALSTTVYRDLGYLPEGMKAYLLRLGWSHGDQEIFTEDEAIRLFDLGGINKAPARLDLEKLGTVNAHFIREADDDRLFALLQPFLAAEGPLAPEAAERVRTALPHLKDRGATLVELAAAFRFLRAARPLELAKNARKALSPEGIARLQGILPALTGLASWSTASISDAIATYCAATGLSMGQIGPPLRAALTGGLPAPDLAPVMEWLGRAEALGRIEDQIQAGAA, encoded by the coding sequence ATGCGCGTCGTTACGCGATTTGCCCCATCCCCTACGGGGATGCTACACATTGGAGGGGCTCGCACCGCGCTTTTCAACTACCTTTTCGCGAAAAGGCACGGTGGGAAGTTCCTGCTTCGAATCGAAGACACTGACCGCGAGCGTTCCACTGCGGAGGCCACGAACGCCATTCTGGACGCCATGAACTGGCTTGGCCTCACGCCGGATGAGTCGCCCGTCATGCAATCAGAGGGCGCGGACAGACATGCCGCGGTTGCCCACGAAATGGTTGCGCGCGGCACAGCGTTCCGTTGCTACGTCACTGCCGAAGAGCTCCAGGCCCGCAGAGACCTCGGCGAAGAGAAACGTCTGGCGGCCCGGGAGGAAGGTATTTCCGACACCGACCGGCAGGCCCTCCTCGCTGAAGCCGGCGCTTTGCTCGCGCCGTTCAGGTCGCCTTGGCGCGACGGCGGCGACCCGCCGTCACCGGGCGCGGCGTTCACCGTGCGGCTGCGTGCGCCAGATGGCGGCGAAAAGATCGTGGACGATGGCGTGCAGGGAACCGTCAGGGTGCAGGCCTCCGAGATTGATGATCTCGTTCTGCTGCGGGCGGACAACACACCCACGTACATGCTCGCCGTAGTTGTCGATGATCACGACATGGGTGTCACCCACGTCATTCGCGGGGACGACCATCTGAGGAACACTTTTCGGCAGATCCCGATCTACGAAGCGATGGGTTGGGAGGTGCCTCACTTCTCTCACCTGCCGATGATCCACGGCAATGACGGCGCCAAGCTGTCAAAGCGCCATGGCGCGTTGTCGACGACTGTCTACCGCGACCTCGGCTACCTGCCCGAGGGCATGAAAGCCTACCTGCTCCGGCTCGGCTGGAGCCATGGCGACCAGGAGATATTCACCGAGGACGAGGCGATCCGCCTCTTCGATCTCGGCGGCATAAACAAGGCGCCGGCGCGCCTGGACCTCGAAAAGCTCGGCACCGTCAATGCACACTTCATCCGTGAAGCTGATGACGACCGGTTGTTCGCGTTGCTGCAGCCGTTCCTCGCGGCTGAGGGCCCGCTCGCTCCCGAGGCGGCCGAAAGGGTGCGCACAGCCCTCCCCCACCTCAAGGATCGCGGCGCGACGCTGGTTGAACTCGCCGCTGCATTTCGCTTTCTTCGCGCTGCCCGGCCGTTGGAACTCGCCAAGAATGCGAGAAAGGCACTTTCGCCTGAAGGCATAGCGCGGCTGCAGGGAATTCTGCCGGCGCTGACAGGGCTTGCGTCTTGGTCCACAGCTAGTATTTCAGACGCAATCGCGACATATTGCGCTGCAACAGGCCTATCGATGGGGCAGATAGGACCGCCGCTGCGGGCGGCATTGACGGGCGGGCTTCCCGCTCCTGATTTGGCACCGGTGATGGAGTGGCTCGGACGCGCAGAAGCGCTCGGCCGCATTGAAGACCAGATACAGGCCGGCGCCGCCTGA
- a CDS encoding DUF4131 domain-containing protein → MTLVVWLAARRWCTSDVAIACAVVCLGLSAGTLAASLRASRVEAPVVEEQSRPAMLEGWVQDIEPGRKGVRLLIRVHSVAGMATDDWPRYVRLTHTSRLEVAPGRFVRCWAMLRPPPGPSMPGEYDFRRQAWFAELGAVGYVQGRCRGGALGAPRASRFHLDA, encoded by the coding sequence ATGACCCTGGTGGTTTGGCTGGCGGCACGCCGTTGGTGCACTTCAGATGTTGCGATCGCGTGCGCCGTCGTTTGCCTGGGGCTTTCCGCAGGGACACTCGCGGCCAGTCTGCGCGCAAGTCGGGTCGAGGCGCCAGTAGTCGAGGAACAGTCGCGCCCGGCCATGCTCGAAGGATGGGTGCAGGACATCGAACCCGGCCGCAAGGGTGTGCGCTTGTTGATCCGCGTCCACTCGGTTGCGGGCATGGCAACCGACGACTGGCCGCGATACGTGCGGCTGACACATACCAGCCGGCTGGAAGTGGCACCGGGCCGGTTCGTCCGCTGCTGGGCCATGCTCCGGCCGCCGCCGGGCCCATCCATGCCGGGCGAGTATGACTTCCGCAGGCAAGCCTGGTTCGCGGAGTTAGGCGCGGTGGGTTACGTGCAGGGGCGCTGCCGAGGGGGCGCCTTGGGGGCGCCTAGAGCATCGCGCTTTCATTTGGACGCATAG
- a CDS encoding ComEC/Rec2 family competence protein: MSTEDSEALRDAGLFHIVSISGLHLSIVGGIVFLLIKRCLVFIEPLALRVPVQKPAAIVATLACLAYMTISGAAVETQRSFVMIAVVFGAVIFDRAAISLRTFAIAMMVVVLLQPESVVTPGFQMSFAATGALVAAFEMWRDRRAGRDQILGPIGFGAASVAVTSLVAGLATMPFAVFHFDRAAPIGFAANLVATPIVSFLSAPTAIAAFVLAPFGQADLGLRLFGYSLELLLWVSHFFAQFAAETATPNRAMPTSALIAATLSLAGFMAVRGRLRLVAVVALAGVSLALWGTAPRRIAHWSISGDFFYAPDASTILKLNLAHGDGLSPLRFSEASGFNCNKTSCELSAVAGTSIQITPGETPDVCVYARALEPPDAAHCADGTGNPSLHLRWPEVVAAGGRTVYLEGDRLFTIDAPACGTRPWYPCAKNSIHGPSRPAAPD, encoded by the coding sequence ATGTCGACAGAAGACTCCGAAGCGCTGCGGGATGCCGGCCTGTTCCATATCGTTTCGATTTCCGGCCTGCACCTCTCGATCGTGGGCGGGATCGTGTTCCTGCTGATCAAGCGATGCCTTGTGTTCATAGAGCCTCTCGCGCTGCGTGTGCCCGTCCAGAAACCTGCGGCCATCGTGGCTACGCTTGCGTGTCTCGCCTACATGACTATTTCGGGCGCGGCGGTGGAAACGCAGCGCTCATTTGTCATGATCGCCGTCGTGTTTGGCGCAGTGATTTTCGACCGCGCAGCAATCAGCCTGCGGACCTTTGCGATTGCCATGATGGTCGTTGTGCTGCTCCAGCCAGAAAGCGTCGTAACACCGGGTTTCCAGATGTCGTTTGCGGCTACCGGCGCGCTGGTTGCGGCATTCGAGATGTGGCGCGACCGACGGGCGGGACGCGACCAGATTTTGGGCCCAATCGGCTTTGGCGCTGCGTCGGTGGCCGTTACATCTCTCGTCGCGGGGCTGGCGACCATGCCTTTCGCGGTTTTCCATTTCGACCGCGCGGCGCCCATCGGCTTCGCTGCGAATCTTGTGGCCACGCCCATCGTCAGCTTTCTCTCGGCGCCCACGGCGATCGCGGCGTTCGTGCTTGCCCCTTTTGGCCAAGCCGACCTGGGTCTACGCCTGTTCGGATACAGCCTCGAGTTATTACTTTGGGTTTCTCATTTCTTCGCGCAGTTTGCCGCCGAGACGGCCACGCCGAACCGCGCGATGCCAACGAGCGCGCTGATTGCTGCGACGCTTTCGCTGGCCGGATTCATGGCGGTGCGCGGGAGGCTCCGCTTGGTCGCGGTCGTCGCGCTTGCCGGCGTCTCGCTGGCCCTATGGGGAACGGCGCCAAGGCGGATCGCCCATTGGTCAATTTCGGGCGACTTCTTCTACGCGCCTGACGCTTCGACGATCTTGAAACTCAACCTTGCTCACGGTGATGGCCTGTCGCCGCTCCGCTTTTCTGAAGCTTCCGGCTTCAATTGCAATAAAACCAGCTGTGAGCTTTCCGCCGTCGCGGGCACAAGCATCCAGATTACTCCGGGTGAGACACCGGATGTGTGCGTCTACGCGCGCGCCCTTGAACCGCCCGATGCGGCCCATTGCGCTGACGGAACTGGCAATCCGAGCTTACACTTACGCTGGCCCGAGGTTGTCGCCGCGGGTGGCCGCACGGTTTATCTGGAGGGTGATAGACTGTTCACTATCGACGCGCCCGCCTGCGGGACAAGGCCATGGTATCCGTGCGCGAAGAACTCGATCCATGGCCCGTCGCGACCTGCCGCGCCGGACTGA
- the lexA gene encoding transcriptional repressor LexA, producing MLTSKQKELLLFINDRIRETGVSPSFDEMKEALDLASKSGIHRLITALEERGFIRRLANRARALEVLKLPDSAAPLPAGRARREFKPALVANQVADGYRPGMIPLVGRIAAGSPLSAIQQDNGHVPAPTEVSDSGEYFALEVQGDSMIQAGILNGDIVILKRTNSAQTGDIVVALIDSEEATLKRLRRKGASVALEAANPAYETRIFGPDRVEVQGRLVSLVRKYE from the coding sequence ATGCTCACGAGCAAGCAGAAAGAACTGCTCCTTTTCATCAACGACCGCATTCGGGAGACTGGTGTCTCTCCGTCGTTCGACGAGATGAAGGAAGCGCTCGACCTCGCCTCGAAGTCCGGCATTCACCGTTTGATTACGGCTCTGGAAGAGCGGGGCTTCATCCGCCGGCTCGCCAACCGCGCCCGGGCGCTGGAAGTGTTGAAGTTGCCGGACTCGGCCGCCCCCCTTCCGGCTGGCCGGGCGCGCCGCGAGTTCAAACCAGCTCTCGTGGCTAACCAGGTCGCGGACGGATACCGCCCGGGCATGATCCCGCTGGTCGGACGAATTGCTGCCGGCTCGCCTCTTTCGGCCATCCAGCAGGACAACGGCCATGTGCCGGCACCAACCGAAGTGTCTGACAGCGGCGAGTATTTCGCGCTCGAAGTTCAGGGCGACTCGATGATCCAGGCCGGCATCCTCAACGGTGATATTGTCATCCTGAAGCGCACCAACAGCGCACAGACCGGCGATATCGTCGTGGCGTTGATCGACAGCGAGGAAGCAACGCTCAAGCGTCTGCGCCGCAAGGGCGCGTCTGTTGCGCTTGAGGCGGCCAACCCGGCTTATGAGACGCGGATCTTCGGGCCGGACCGGGTTGAGGTGCAAGGGCGTCTCGTCTCACTGGTTCGCAAGTACGAGTAA
- the trpC gene encoding indole-3-glycerol phosphate synthase TrpC, giving the protein MTTALDRILEYKADEVRALKAERTFESLHADARAQSASRGFAAALDAVAATGENGLICEIKRKSPSAGEILPGADATAIARDYEAGGAACLSVLTDGPSFGGKLSDFVAIRASVSLPMLRKDFMIDPLQIVESRAHGADCILVIMSAVDDACAADLSRVATDLGMDVLVETHDEAELERALRLPSPLIGVNNRDLKKMVTDLGTSERLAPGVPTYRHLISESGISAPDHIHRLRMFGIRRFLIGESLMKRTDRSGFTRILRQAT; this is encoded by the coding sequence GTGACGACGGCGCTGGACCGCATACTCGAATACAAGGCCGACGAAGTTCGCGCGCTGAAGGCAGAGCGGACTTTCGAGAGTTTGCATGCGGACGCCCGGGCGCAGTCGGCTTCACGCGGATTCGCTGCCGCGCTCGACGCCGTTGCGGCCACGGGCGAAAACGGCCTTATTTGCGAGATCAAGCGCAAGTCGCCGAGCGCCGGTGAAATCCTTCCCGGCGCCGACGCGACGGCGATTGCGAGAGACTACGAGGCTGGCGGCGCGGCTTGCCTGTCCGTCCTCACGGATGGGCCCAGCTTCGGCGGCAAGCTGTCGGATTTCGTGGCGATCCGCGCATCCGTTTCCCTGCCGATGCTGCGCAAGGATTTCATGATCGACCCTTTGCAGATCGTCGAGAGCCGCGCGCATGGAGCCGACTGTATTCTCGTGATCATGAGCGCCGTGGACGATGCCTGCGCGGCGGACCTCTCACGGGTCGCAACTGATCTCGGCATGGACGTGCTCGTCGAAACTCACGACGAGGCAGAGTTGGAACGCGCCCTGCGCCTTCCCTCCCCGCTCATTGGCGTCAACAACCGCGATCTGAAGAAGATGGTGACGGACCTTGGCACCAGCGAACGATTGGCCCCAGGTGTGCCGACCTACCGGCATCTGATTTCCGAGAGCGGCATTTCGGCCCCGGATCATATCCACCGCCTGCGGATGTTCGGTATCCGGAGGTTCCTGATCGGTGAAAGTCTGATGAAACGCACCGATCGTTCCGGATTTACCCGGATATTGCGACAGGCGACCTGA
- the trpD gene encoding anthranilate phosphoribosyltransferase, which translates to MTDGPLSSTLKAIARGEPLGAGDLERAFDVLLSGDAAPEEIGAFLMGLAVRGETASELVAGATIMRRHARKVQIDGPLLDTCGTGGLPWKSLNTSTASAIVIAAAGGRVAKHGNRSVPPKSGSADVLEALGVNLDIDEATLRACVERAGVGFMFARTHHTAMRHVAPVRAKLGIRTIFNLLGPLTNPADAQHQILGVFAPQWVRPMAEALQTLGTKRSWIVHGVDGVDEISISGVTKVCEVTEAGVREFEIEPAIAGLRSHPLSTLEGSDAAGNAQALMDLCDGHSGPFRDMVLINAAAGLLVLGRAGDLKQGADMAADAIDSGRARDALQRLVSASRGES; encoded by the coding sequence ATGACGGATGGGCCGCTTTCCAGCACGCTGAAGGCGATTGCGCGCGGCGAACCGCTCGGGGCCGGTGATCTGGAGCGGGCGTTCGACGTTCTGCTCTCGGGAGATGCGGCGCCTGAAGAGATTGGCGCCTTTCTGATGGGCCTCGCCGTGCGCGGCGAAACGGCCAGCGAGCTCGTCGCAGGCGCGACGATCATGCGCCGCCATGCGCGGAAAGTTCAGATTGACGGACCTCTGCTGGACACATGCGGCACCGGCGGCTTGCCGTGGAAGAGCCTGAACACTTCGACCGCGAGTGCTATCGTGATTGCCGCAGCGGGTGGCCGCGTTGCCAAGCACGGCAATCGTTCCGTCCCGCCCAAATCGGGCTCTGCCGACGTGCTGGAAGCGCTGGGCGTCAATCTCGATATCGACGAGGCGACCCTGCGGGCCTGTGTTGAGCGCGCGGGCGTCGGCTTCATGTTTGCACGCACGCATCACACCGCCATGCGCCACGTTGCCCCCGTGCGCGCAAAGCTTGGCATACGGACAATCTTCAATCTGCTGGGGCCGCTCACGAATCCGGCCGACGCGCAGCACCAGATCCTTGGCGTGTTCGCCCCGCAATGGGTGCGCCCTATGGCCGAGGCGTTGCAGACGCTCGGCACGAAGCGGTCATGGATCGTTCACGGCGTCGACGGCGTCGATGAAATCTCGATCTCGGGCGTTACAAAAGTATGCGAAGTCACCGAAGCGGGCGTTCGGGAATTCGAGATCGAACCTGCCATCGCCGGATTGCGGTCGCATCCGCTGTCGACGCTTGAAGGCTCGGATGCGGCGGGCAATGCGCAAGCCCTGATGGACCTCTGCGACGGGCACAGCGGGCCGTTCCGCGATATGGTCCTCATCAATGCGGCGGCCGGCCTGCTCGTGCTCGGCCGTGCCGGCGATCTTAAACAAGGCGCCGACATGGCGGCCGATGCTATCGATTCCGGGCGTGCGCGCGACGCATTGCAGCGTCTTGTGAGCGCCTCGAGAGGGGAAAGCTGA
- a CDS encoding aminodeoxychorismate/anthranilate synthase component II → MILVVDNYDSFTWNLVHYLEELGSRTHVIRNDELSVAEALALAPDAILLSPGPCTPNEAGICLDLIRSAPETLPILGVCLGHQAIGQAFGGDVVGAREIRHGKISSITHQGGVLFDGLPDSYTVVRYHSLAVQPSTLPPVLVADAYTDDGEIMAMHHRSRPVFGVQFHPESIMTEHGHALLRNFLAQIRK, encoded by the coding sequence ATGATCCTCGTCGTCGACAACTATGACAGCTTCACCTGGAACCTCGTTCACTATCTCGAGGAGCTGGGAAGTCGCACGCACGTGATCCGCAACGATGAACTGTCGGTGGCCGAGGCCCTTGCGCTGGCGCCCGATGCCATCCTGCTTTCGCCCGGCCCGTGCACCCCGAATGAGGCGGGGATCTGCCTGGACTTGATTCGCAGCGCACCCGAAACTCTGCCCATTCTCGGCGTCTGCCTCGGCCACCAGGCCATCGGGCAAGCGTTTGGCGGCGATGTTGTCGGTGCCCGCGAAATCCGACATGGCAAGATTTCGAGTATCACGCACCAAGGAGGTGTGCTTTTCGACGGCCTGCCGGACTCCTACACCGTGGTGCGTTATCACTCGCTGGCTGTTCAGCCTTCCACCCTGCCTCCCGTCCTTGTCGCCGATGCGTATACGGACGACGGTGAAATCATGGCGATGCATCATCGCTCACGGCCGGTGTTCGGCGTTCAGTTTCACCCCGAAAGCATCATGACCGAGCACGGGCACGCATTGCTCCGGAATTTCCTGGCGCAGATCCGCAAATGA